In Mycoplasmopsis phocirhinis, the DNA window TGAATTTGATGAACCAGGTGAAACTGAACTCATTGAATTAAATAAAGAGTCTAATTATCAACGAAATTCGAATAATTTTGACGCTAATTATTCAAATAATGGTTACGACCCACTTCAACAAGCGTTGTATGATTCTATAGATAATACTGCCGAATTTACAAGCGAAAAAGAATTAATAAATGAAATTGAGCAAAATTCTATAGACAAAGTTTTAAATGAATTAAATTTAGAAAATAAAAAATAATATTTAAAATATCAGTAGAACTGATATTTTAAATTTCGTTTAAGGTTTTGGTCATATTGTTTTTATATACTTCAACACCTGGTTGATTAAAAGGATTAACTCCCAATAAATATGCAGACATTGTTAATGAAATCATAAAAAATTGGAATAAATAACCTAGATTAAATTCGTCCATTTTTTCAAATTCAATAATAATATTTGGTATTTTTGAAGTTTCATGATGAGCTTTAATCGTTGCATCGAATATTGCTCAATTTATTTTATGAACAGATTTTCCATCGAGGTAATTTAATTTCTCAACATCTTCGCTTTGCTTGGTTAAATAATAATTGTTATTAGGATTTTTAAGCACTAAATTAGTTTCAAATAAAATTTTAGAACCTTCTTGAATGAATTGACCAATTGAATGTAAATCTGTTGAAAATTGTGAAGAAGCAGGAAATATACCACGACCATTCTTTCCTTCACTTTCAGCAAATAATTGTTTTCATCATTCCTGGAAAAATTTTAATTTTGGCTCATAACTAATTAATAATTCTATTGAATAATGTTTTCCCATAATATATCTTGTTAAGGCGTACGAATAAGCATTGTTAACATTCAAATCTGGATTGTTATTATCTAAAACTGCTTTTTGAGCACCTTTAAGTATTTCGTCGGTATTAATGTCAGCACACATAAATGGGAATAAACCTACTGGACTTAATACGCTAAAACGCCCACCTATATCAGAAGGGATAATTAATTTTTCATACTCTTTTTTAGTAGCTAAATCATATAGTATTCCTTGTGATTTATCCGTAGTGGCCACAATTAATTCTTTAGCTCTAATGGTGCCTACTTTTGTCTCTAATAATTTTCTAAATTCACGAAATGCTATACTTGTTTCAAGTGTTTTACCACTTTTAGAGATAACATTTATTGCAAATTTTTTGTTTTCAACATAAAGTAATTGTGCTGTTAGTGAGTCTGAACTAAGTGAATTACCACTAAAAATTAATTCAATAGCATTTTTATTTGAATTATATGGACCATAAATAAATTCATAACCAGCAGCTGCTCCTAAATATGAACCACCAATGCCGATAACAACAACCACTTCAACATTCATATTTTTCCATTTTTGTGCTATTTTTTTCATTTTATTATATTCTTCAATATTAATATTGAAAGGAAGTTCATATCAACCAAGTCAATCTTTTTCAATAACATTTTTATTAATTAAAGCATTGTGAATTTTATTGATTTTATCTTGAAATTTAAGTAAATTTTGGGTATTAATTGCCTTATCAAGTTTTAAATTTATTGTTTTCATTTTTACTCCTGATTTTAGTTTAATTCAAACGGATTTTGTTTATTCAAATAAGATTCATATATTATTGACCAATACAAAAAGCAAATAAATGTACCTAAAACAGATTCATTATTTTCTGCTAAATTAATTTGAACGAGAGGGATATTTATAATTTCAGATAATGTAGTGACTATACCGTTATTACTAATATTGGTAAATTGACTAAGTCTATTTTGTTGTAATTTAGGTACTCCATCATCGAAACTTAATTCAGGCGAAATTCTATAATCATTTTTAAATTTATCAAATTTTACAAATGTCGCAAAATAAGCTGAATTCATTCCGAGAGAGTATGTTGAATATGTGTAAATATCATTAGGAAAAATTATTGAGTTTGTTCATTTGTTGTTTTTAAAATCTTTTTCATTATTCATTC includes these proteins:
- a CDS encoding glucose-6-phosphate isomerase: MKTINLKLDKAINTQNLLKFQDKINKIHNALINKNVIEKDWLGWYELPFNINIEEYNKMKKIAQKWKNMNVEVVVVIGIGGSYLGAAAGYEFIYGPYNSNKNAIELIFSGNSLSSDSLTAQLLYVENKKFAINVISKSGKTLETSIAFREFRKLLETKVGTIRAKELIVATTDKSQGILYDLATKKEYEKLIIPSDIGGRFSVLSPVGLFPFMCADINTDEILKGAQKAVLDNNNPDLNVNNAYSYALTRYIMGKHYSIELLISYEPKLKFFQEWWKQLFAESEGKNGRGIFPASSQFSTDLHSIGQFIQEGSKILFETNLVLKNPNNNYYLTKQSEDVEKLNYLDGKSVHKINWAIFDATIKAHHETSKIPNIIIEFEKMDEFNLGYLFQFFMISLTMSAYLLGVNPFNQPGVEVYKNNMTKTLNEI